In the Topomyia yanbarensis strain Yona2022 chromosome 3, ASM3024719v1, whole genome shotgun sequence genome, one interval contains:
- the LOC131690707 gene encoding mucin-2-like, whose protein sequence is MNCYRLQVSNLRWLVLLVVVVNGADILGPDGYEISKPSIPFCESGGSQCTIQSTTEIAVDGATCTGGEGKWPHCKPSTPSAVPTATSESSCSNGGSGPNCEFPNLLVSCSNGGVPPFCCDNGGVGPDCEVLGEQHSPQISCANGQIPPFCCENGGIGPDCNILLPFECDNGGTGPDCTIVVSSPQTPASFVPSSQSPQTCTNGGVPPSCEHPKPPFCSNGGVPPYCCANGGFNADCIIPGPPTGCPNGGVLPYCCTNGGLGPNCFIIEQAIEIAQPVEITYYPSLCPNGGIGLNCEVPSSMPLCPFGGKPPYCCTNGADGPDCEFTGTNTACPNGGLPPYCCTNGGSGPGCSVHSGGTGTAVGTSSCPNGGEPPYCCTNGGFGLECSVITDNLIVPEEHTSCSNGGSPPYCCTNGGYGPGCVVYETDKISTTVQPSCANGGQLPHCCADGSSGPECDHFSTFKPTTTTRRTTTTTTTRKPTTTTRRTTITTRKPTTTTRATTTTTRRPVTTTRRTSITTPKYTTTTPKPYTTTKRLITTTRRTTPKPTYTTHRPTTTSSRFTQTTTTRKPTTSSRKTTITTQRATTRKTIPTTRKPATITHRPVTTTSRRTTVFTTARPTTRPTTRKPACPYGGIPPHCCTNGGQGPSCIVTTTKPRTTTRRITTTTRKPYPSTPRPSCPAGGIPPHCCTNGGQGANCDIRQPATYLPPISNGNSQQQRGYRYHAGDTSYIF, encoded by the coding sequence ATGAACTGTTACCGCTTGCAGGTTTCAAACTTGAGATGGTTAGTGCTACTGGTGGTAGTAGTGAACGGTGCTGACATTCTCGGACCGGACGGATATGAAATTTCGAAACCATCAATCCCATTCTGTGAAAGTGGAGGATCACAGTGTACTATTCAGTCTACCACTGAAATCGCAGTAGATGGTGCCACATGTACCGGTGGTGAAGGAAAATGGCCGCATTGTAAACCATCGACGCCAAGTGCTGTTCCAACCGCCACATCAGAATCGAGTTGTTCGAACGGTGGCTCTGGACCAAATTGTGAATTTCCCAACCTGCTGGTCAGTTGCTCCAATGGAGGAGTTCCTCCGTTTTGTTGTGATAATGGAGGTGTGGGACCAGATTGTGAAGTTCTTGGTGAGCAACATTCTCCACAGATAAGTTGTGCAAATGGGCAAATCCCACCGTTCTGTTGCGAAAACGGAGGAATCGGACCGGACTGTAATATTCTATTACCATTCGAATGTGATAATGGTGGAACTGGGCCTGATTGTACGATCGTTGTGTCATCTCCACAAACCCCAGCATCGTTTGTTCCTTCGTCTCAGTCGCCTCAAACATGTACCAATGGTGGAGTTCCACCTTCTTGTGAACATCCAAAACCTCCTTTCTGTTCCAACGGAGGAGTGCCGCCGTATTGTTGTGCAAATGGTGGCTTCAATGCTGATTGTATTATTCCGGGACCTCCAACTGGTTGCCCTAATGGAGGAGTATTACCGTACTGCTGCACGAATGGTGGATTAGGTCCGAATTGCTTCATAATTGAACAAGCGATAGAAATTGCACAACCGGTTGAGATTACGTACTACCCATCGCTTTGCCCCAACGGTGGAATAGGATTGAACTGTGAAGTTCCTTCATCTATGCCACTGTGTCCATTCGGCGGCAAACCTCCCTATTGTTGCACAAATGGTGCAGACGGACCAGACTGTGAATTTACTGGTACTAACACCGCGTGTCCAAATGGAGGCTTGCCACCGTACTGCTGTACGAACGGAGGATCTGGTCCCGGATGCTCAGTTCATTCAGGTGGTACGGGTACAGCAGTAGGGACATCTTCCTGCCCAAATGGAGGAGAGCCTCCGTATTGTTGTACAAATGGAGGATTTGGTCTAGAGTGTTCAGTTATTACTGATAACTTAATCGTTCCGGAAGAACATACATCCTGTTCAAATGGAGGCTCGCCTCCGTATTGCTGTACAAATGGGGGCTATGGGCCGGGTTGTGTAGTATATGAAACTGATAAAATCTCTACAACAGTACAACCATCTTGTGCGAATGGAGGACAATTACCACACTGCTGTGCTGATGGCAGTTCTGGACCAGAGTGTGATCACTTTAGTACTTTTAAACCGACTACTACAACCCGTcggacaacaacaacaacaaccactAGAAAGCCAACAACAACCACCCGCAGAACCACGATTACGACTCGAAAACCTACAACAACTACGCGGGCAACAACCACAACCACCAGGCGACCCGTAACAACCACCCGTAGAACGTCGATTACAACACCAAAATATACAACCACCACCCCTAAGCCATATACCACTACAAAACGACTAATAACCACAACTCGTCGAACAACTCCAAAACCTACGTACACTACGCATAGACCAACGACAACCTCGAGCCGATTCACGCAAACCACTACAACTCGCAAACCCACAACAAGTTCACgcaaaacaacaataacaaCTCAACGAGCCACGACACGGAAAACAATTCCCACAACGCGGAAGCCTGCTACAATCACACATCGGCCGGTAACGACAACTTCTCGCAGAACAACAGTATTCACTACCGCCCGTCCCACGACACGTCCAACCACGAGAAAACCGGCTTGTCCTTACGGTGGCATTCCACCGCACTGTTGCACCAACGGTGGCCAGGGACCAAGCTGCATTGTCACGACCACGAAACCGAGAACAACAACTCGTAGAATTACGACAACAACGAGAAAACCTTACCCTTCTACCCCCAGGCCTAGCTGTCCAGCAGGTGGCATTCCACCGCACTGTTGCACCAATGGAGGCCAAGGAGCGAACTGTGATATTCGGCAACCGGCGACGTATCTACCGCCGATCAGTAATGGCAACTCGCAGCAGCAGCGTGGCTATCGGTACCATGCCGGTGATACTTCgtatatattttag